From the Borrelia puertoricensis genome, one window contains:
- the rplQ gene encoding 50S ribosomal protein L17, translated as MKTKVGFNRLDRKSSHRKALLRNMVISLFRHEKITSTKAKLSEVKRFAEKLITRAKVDSVHNRREVSKFIHDKYILNRLFTRISPIFKERKGGYTRVIKLGQRYGDAAEMAILELVDKTLEEKQ; from the coding sequence ATGAAGACTAAGGTAGGATTTAATAGGTTAGATAGAAAATCAAGTCATAGAAAGGCGCTTTTGAGAAATATGGTAATTTCTCTTTTTAGGCATGAAAAAATAACTTCTACTAAAGCAAAATTGAGTGAAGTTAAAAGATTTGCTGAAAAATTAATTACTAGGGCTAAAGTTGATAGTGTACATAACAGAAGAGAAGTATCAAAATTTATACATGATAAATATATTCTGAATAGATTATTTACTAGAATTTCCCCTATCTTTAAAGAAAGAAAGGGTGGGTATACTAGGGTTATTAAGCTAGGACAAAGGTATGGGGATGCAGCTGAGATGGCAATTCTTGAACTAGTTGATAAAACCTTAGAAGAAAAGCAATAG
- a CDS encoding DNA-directed RNA polymerase subunit alpha, with amino-acid sequence MSLGKLLKDFTIPDRIEFLRGEDDSSYGKFIMYPFEKGFGVTIGNTLRRVLLSSIEGYAISAMRVQSNQGGSLKIVSSEFDLIPGVVEDTLEVIANIKNIHLKLDEGVNTTTINLSVNGKDTNVLKAVHLEREGVEVFNKDLVIATLSSEANLDFEFQINYGRGYVSSEQNAKYLEEVNTIALDSIFSPIEKVTYSVEDTRVGQRSDYDKLVMEIWTTGVISAKDAIKKAASVVRDFLLPLVNFEDKVVHSVKSSELRDSDILSINIEKLNLSVRSLNCLTKENVKTLGELISKSAEDLSKARNFGKKSLEEIIEKLSAYGLFLGMSKAEALKILNKNDKISH; translated from the coding sequence ATGTCTTTAGGAAAGCTTTTGAAAGATTTTACTATACCTGATAGGATTGAGTTTTTAAGAGGAGAGGATGATAGTTCTTATGGAAAATTTATAATGTATCCTTTTGAGAAAGGTTTTGGTGTTACTATTGGTAACACTTTAAGGCGAGTTTTGCTATCTTCTATTGAAGGATATGCTATTTCTGCTATGAGGGTTCAGTCTAATCAAGGTGGGTCTTTAAAGATCGTTTCAAGTGAATTTGATTTAATACCTGGTGTTGTAGAGGATACTCTTGAAGTAATTGCTAATATTAAAAATATTCACTTAAAGTTAGATGAGGGAGTTAATACTACTACAATAAATCTTTCTGTTAATGGAAAAGATACTAATGTTTTAAAGGCAGTTCATCTTGAAAGAGAAGGTGTTGAAGTTTTTAATAAAGATTTAGTTATTGCTACACTTTCAAGTGAGGCAAATTTGGATTTTGAATTTCAAATCAATTATGGAAGAGGTTATGTTTCTTCTGAACAGAATGCTAAATATTTAGAAGAAGTTAATACCATTGCACTTGATTCTATATTCTCTCCAATAGAAAAGGTGACATATTCTGTTGAAGATACTAGAGTTGGGCAGAGATCTGATTATGATAAACTTGTTATGGAAATTTGGACAACAGGTGTAATTAGTGCTAAAGACGCAATTAAAAAAGCGGCTTCTGTAGTGAGGGACTTTTTGCTTCCATTGGTTAATTTTGAAGATAAGGTTGTACATTCTGTTAAGAGTTCTGAACTTAGAGATTCCGATATACTTAGTATAAATATTGAGAAATTAAATTTATCTGTTAGATCTCTTAATTGTTTAACCAAGGAAAATGTTAAGACTTTAGGAGAACTTATTAGCAAAAGTGCAGAGGATCTTTCAAAGGCAAGGAACTTTGGGAAAAAAAGTTTAGAAGAAATAATTGAAAAGCTTAGTGCTTATGGATTATTTTTGGGAATGTCTAAGGCAGAAGCTCTAAAAATATTGAATAAAAACGATAAAATATCTCATTAG
- the rny gene encoding ribonuclease Y, translating to MSYITFSSILVGVLGIVLGFLIRIILGRFSLLNLDKKLKKVQEEVIVEIENEKKRVISYAKAQMLKEKNQQDREIRERKNEVFNLERRLLQREETLDKRISALDKQQSRIDFKLKEFEQKEKIIRDKELSLVKKLENIAGLTKEEAKKIVIEKVENESKRDAQIIINKSEQEAQLLADKVAKDILVSTMQRIVTEVSSEFTVTSVELPNDEMKGRIIGKEGRNIRVLETLIGADIIIDDTPEAVVISCFDPVKKEIAKRTLERLVADGRIHPARIEEIVYSVTNEINNIILEEGEKVVFDLNIHGFDKRLIRGLGRLYFRSSYGQNVLSHSKETAIIGEILAKEMKLDPVVVKRACLLHDIGKGMESISENSEGHAITGAELAQSCGESDIVVNAIAAHHNEIKPESFEAIVVQIADAISASRPGARRESLNNYINRLKRLEEIAYGFEGVQKCYAIQAGREVRIIVDNLLINDEKATILARDIAKKIEVEMRYPGKIKVTIIRETRVIEYAR from the coding sequence ATGTCATATATTACTTTTTCTTCTATTCTTGTTGGTGTTTTAGGTATTGTATTAGGTTTTTTAATAAGAATTATTTTAGGTAGGTTTTCTTTATTAAATTTAGATAAAAAGCTAAAGAAAGTACAAGAAGAGGTAATCGTAGAGATAGAAAATGAAAAAAAGCGAGTTATTTCATATGCAAAAGCTCAAATGCTTAAAGAGAAAAACCAGCAGGATAGGGAAATAAGAGAGCGAAAAAATGAGGTTTTTAATTTAGAGAGAAGATTATTACAAAGAGAAGAAACTTTAGATAAAAGAATATCAGCTCTTGATAAGCAGCAAAGTAGGATTGATTTTAAGCTTAAGGAATTTGAGCAAAAAGAAAAAATAATACGAGATAAGGAATTATCTCTTGTTAAAAAGTTAGAAAATATTGCTGGTCTTACAAAAGAAGAAGCAAAAAAGATTGTAATTGAAAAAGTTGAAAATGAATCCAAGAGAGATGCTCAAATAATTATTAATAAAAGTGAACAAGAGGCTCAACTTCTAGCAGATAAGGTAGCTAAAGATATATTGGTCTCTACTATGCAACGTATAGTAACAGAGGTCAGCTCTGAGTTTACAGTTACTTCTGTTGAACTGCCTAATGATGAGATGAAAGGTAGAATCATTGGTAAAGAAGGACGTAATATCAGGGTTCTTGAGACATTAATAGGTGCAGATATTATTATTGATGATACTCCTGAGGCTGTTGTTATATCATGTTTTGATCCAGTAAAGAAGGAGATAGCAAAAAGGACTCTTGAGAGACTCGTTGCAGACGGGAGAATTCATCCTGCAAGAATTGAAGAAATTGTTTATAGTGTTACTAATGAGATCAATAATATTATTCTTGAGGAAGGCGAAAAGGTAGTATTTGATTTAAATATACATGGATTTGACAAAAGGCTTATTAGGGGACTTGGAAGGCTTTACTTTAGAAGCAGTTATGGTCAAAACGTTCTAAGTCATTCAAAAGAAACAGCAATAATTGGAGAAATTTTAGCTAAGGAGATGAAATTAGATCCTGTTGTTGTTAAGAGAGCATGTCTTTTGCATGATATTGGAAAGGGTATGGAAAGTATTTCTGAGAATAGTGAGGGGCATGCTATTACGGGTGCTGAGCTTGCTCAAAGTTGTGGAGAGAGTGATATTGTTGTCAATGCTATTGCTGCACATCATAATGAAATAAAGCCTGAAAGTTTTGAGGCTATCGTTGTTCAAATAGCTGATGCTATTTCTGCATCTCGTCCTGGTGCAAGACGTGAAAGTTTGAACAATTATATAAATAGACTTAAGAGACTTGAAGAGATTGCATATGGATTTGAGGGTGTTCAGAAGTGTTATGCAATTCAGGCAGGTCGTGAAGTTAGAATTATCGTTGACAATTTATTGATTAATGATGAGAAAGCTACTATTCTTGCAAGAGATATTGCAAAGAAAATAGAAGTTGAGATGAGATATCCTGGTAAAATAAAAGTTACTATTATTCGTGAAACTAGAGTTATTGAGTATGCAAGATAA
- the rpsK gene encoding 30S ribosomal protein S11, with the protein MSAKVSTNKKKVKKNIGEGNVYIQATFNNTIVTVSDIRGNTLAWASAGGMGFKGAKKSTPYAAQMTAEAALGKVKDFGINYVHVFVKGPGIGRESAIRTVGSTGIIVKSISDVTPIPHNGCRPKKTRRV; encoded by the coding sequence TTGAGTGCAAAAGTATCAACTAATAAAAAAAAGGTAAAAAAAAATATTGGTGAAGGCAATGTTTATATACAGGCTACTTTTAATAATACCATAGTAACTGTATCAGACATAAGAGGAAATACTTTAGCTTGGGCAAGTGCAGGTGGAATGGGATTTAAGGGTGCTAAAAAATCGACTCCTTATGCTGCTCAGATGACTGCAGAAGCGGCTTTAGGTAAAGTTAAGGATTTTGGTATTAATTATGTTCATGTTTTTGTTAAAGGTCCGGGGATTGGTAGAGAGTCTGCCATACGAACTGTTGGATCAACAGGTATAATTGTTAAATCAATCTCAGATGTTACTCCAATACCGCATAATGGGTGTAGACCTAAGAAAACTAGACGAGTTTAG